The following nucleotide sequence is from Dyella sp. BiH032.
CCACCCAAAGGGCCGGGAGCGCCGTGGGACAGGCGTTCCCGCGAAGTGGTGTTGTCTGGTATTTCACTGGTACGTTAGGATGCACCGACCGGCTAGGATTCCTCCCTGGCCTCCCCTCACGCCACACCCCGAGGTGATCGAAGTGACGGTTTCTGCTCCCCTGGTCGAGCCGTTCGACCTGGTGATTTTCGGCGGCACGGGCGACCTCGCCCTGCGCAAGCTCCTGCCCGCTCTGTTCCACCGTTTTCTCGACGGCCAGATCCCGGCCAGCAGTCGCATCATCGGCATCGCCCGCGAGGCGCTGGACGACGAAGGTTATCGCGCCAGCCTGCGCACCGCGCTGATCGAGGCCCGCGGTGCCAAGGACAAGGTGGACGAATTCCTGCGCCAGGTCGGCTACCGGCCCCTGGATGCGCGCAAGGACGAAGGCTGGGACGCGTTCGCCGCGATGATGGGCGAGCAGCCGGACCACGTGCGCGTGTTCTATCTGTCGACGTCGCCGGAACTGTTCGTCGACATCTGCAACCGCCTGGGTCACTACGGCCTTAACCGCGGCAAGTCGCGCGTGGTGCTGGAAAAGCCGATCGGCCGCGACCTGGCCAGCGCCAACCAGATCAACGACGCCGTGGGCCGCGTCTTCGACGAATCGCAGACCTTCCGCATCGACCATTACCTGGGCAAGGAGACGGTGCAGAACCTGCTGGCGCTGCGCTTCGGCAATGCCTTGTTCGAGCCGCTGTGGAACGCCGGACACATCGACCACGTGCAGATTACCGTGGCCGAAACCCTGGGTGTCGGCCGCCGCGGCGCGTACTACGACCGCGCCGGCGCGCTGCGCGACATGGTGCAGAACCACATCCTGCAGCTGCTCTGCATGGTGGCGATGGAGCCGCCTGCGTCGCTGTCGCCGGACGCGGTGCGTGACGAGAAGCTCAAGGTGTTGCGCGCGCTCAGGCCGATCGACGAAGCCAATGCTGCGCAGCTGACCGTGCGCGGCCAGTATCGCGCCGGCGCCGCGGAAGGGCAGAGCGTGCCCGGCTACCAGGAAGAGCTCGACGGAAAGAAATCCAACACCGAAACCTTCGTCGCGCTGAAGACGGAGATCGAGAACTGGCGTTGGGCTGGCGTGCCGTTCTACCTGCGTACCGGCAAGCGCCTGCCTGCACGAGTGTCCGAGATCGTGGTGGCGTTCAAGTCCGTGCCGCACTCCATCTTCGATGCTTCGGCCGGCCCGCTGGTGCACAACCGCCTGGTGCTGCGCCTGCAGCCGGACGAAGGCGTGAAGCTGTGGCTGACCATCAAGCACCCCGGGCCCGGCGGCCTGCGCCTGCGTCACGTGCCGCTGGACATGACGTTCGCCGAAGCCTTCGGCGTGCAGCAGCCCGATGCGTACGAGCGCCTGCTGCTTGACGTCGTGCGAGGCAACCCCACCTTGTTCATGCGCCGCGACGAAGTGGAAGCAGCGTGGCGCTGGGCCGATCCGATCCTGGCAGCCTGGGCGTCCAGCGGCGAATCGCCGCGGCCGTACACCGCCGGCACCTGGGGGCCTAGCGCTGCCGTGGCGCTGATCGAGCGCGATGGCCGTACCTGGAACGAGGACAGCGAGTGATGTTCCGCGCGAGGCCGCGGCTGTCCGTTTCACTGCCGCGTCGCGCGCCGATCGCCATACTCGATGCCTCCGACGGCGTCTCTGCATTCTTCGCTCAACTTTCTTGCCATGCCTGACCACGTCGACGTCACCACGCACAGCTTCACCGATTGCCACGCGCTGGCGCGCGCACTGGCCGAACGCATCGCCGAGCGCCTGCGCGCCGCCATCGCCACGCGCGGCCAGGGGCTGATCGCCGTTTCCGGCGGGAGCACACCGGTGCATTTCTTCCGCCAGCTTTCCCGTGCGGAGCTGGATTGGTCGAAGGTGCAGGTCGTACTGGTCGACGAACGGTGGGTGCCGGAAATGCATGAGCGTTCCAATGCGCGCATGGTGAAGGCCGAGCTGTTGCAGCACGCCGCCTCCGCGGCGCACTTCGTACCGCTCTACGCCGACGCGCCCACGCCGGAAGCCGGCATGACCGCGGTGCGGGCGCGCGTGGCGGCCTTGCCGTATCCCTTCGATGCCGTGGTTCTGGGCATGGGAACGGATGGGCATACCGCCTCGTTCTTTCCCGGCGGCGATCGCCTCGCCGAAGCCTTGGATCTGAAAGGCACGGCGCGCGTGCTGCCGATGCGCGCCGCCGGGGCCGGGGAGCCGCGGATCACCTTCACTTTGCCCGCTCTGCTCGATACGCAGGCGCTGTACCTGCATATCGAAGGCGAGCCCAAGCGCCAGCTGTTGGCCGATGCGCGGCTCGGCCTCGGCGCGGGCAGGGATTACCCGGTACGCAGCGTGCTGACGCAGACGGACGTACCGGTCGCCGTGTACTGGTGCCCCTGAGCACCGGACGCCAGGAGCGGGAGACGGGCGGCCCTCAACGCCCGTTTCCCGCTTCTCCCCTTTTTTGCGGAATTGAAGCATGAGCATTGCATTGCACCCCGTCATCGCCGAAGTCACCGAACGCCTGCGCCAGCGCAGCCGCGACACGCGCGCCGCCTACCTGGCGCGGATCGATGCCGCCGGCGCCGCGGGCACGCACCGCGAACGTCTTTCCTGCGGAAACCTTGCCCACGGTTTCGCCGCTTGTGCTCCGCATGACAAAGCCATGCTGCGGGAAGGCCATACGCCGAACCTCGGCATCGTCACGTCCTACAACGACATGCTGTCGGCGCATCAGCCGTACGAGCGCTATCCCTCGCTGATCCGCGAGGTCGCGCGCCAGGCCGGCGTCACCGCGCAGGTCGCCGGCGGCGTACCGGCGATGTGCGACGGTGTGACCCAGGGGCGCGCCGGCATGGAGCTGTCATTGTTCTCGCGCGACCTGATCGCCATGGCCACCGCCGTGTCGCTCTCGCACGACATGTTCGATGGCGTCCTGTACCTGGGCATCTGCGACAAGATCGTTCCCGGGCTGCTGATCGGCGCGTTGAGCTTCGGCCACCTGCCCGGCATCTTCGTGCCCGGCGGCCCGATGCCCAGCGGCATCACCAACGAGCAGAAGTCCAAGGTTCGCCAGGCCTACGCCGAAGGCAAGGCCACCCGCGCCGAGCTGCTCGAGGCGGAAGCCGCGGCGTATCACGCCCCGGGCACTTGCACTTTCTACGGCACGGCCAATTCCAATCAGATGCTGATGGAGATCATGGGCCTGCATCTGCCGGGTGCGAGCTTCGTGGCACCGGACACGCCGCTGCGCGATGCGCTTACGGCGGAGGCGGTACGCCGCGTAGCCGCATTGAGCGAACACGGCGACGCGCACCTGCCGCTCGGCTACATCATCGACGAGCGCGCCATCGTCAACGGCGTGGTCGGCCTGCATGCCACCGGTGGTTCCACCAACCACCTGCTGCATCTGGTGGCGATCGCGCGCGCGGCCGGTATCCAGCTGCGCTGGGACGACTTCGACGCGCTGTCCTCCGTGGTGCCGTTGCTG
It contains:
- the edd gene encoding phosphogluconate dehydratase gives rise to the protein MSIALHPVIAEVTERLRQRSRDTRAAYLARIDAAGAAGTHRERLSCGNLAHGFAACAPHDKAMLREGHTPNLGIVTSYNDMLSAHQPYERYPSLIREVARQAGVTAQVAGGVPAMCDGVTQGRAGMELSLFSRDLIAMATAVSLSHDMFDGVLYLGICDKIVPGLLIGALSFGHLPGIFVPGGPMPSGITNEQKSKVRQAYAEGKATRAELLEAEAAAYHAPGTCTFYGTANSNQMLMEIMGLHLPGASFVAPDTPLRDALTAEAVRRVAALSEHGDAHLPLGYIIDERAIVNGVVGLHATGGSTNHLLHLVAIARAAGIQLRWDDFDALSSVVPLLARVYPNGYADVNQFHEAGGMGFLIDQLLGAGLLHGDVRTVFGTGLDGYAQTPVLGEDGTLRWEPVAKESGNRGVLRGAAEPFRADGGLRMLSGNLGRAVIKVSSVPEDRQVIEAPAVVFHDQDDVRKAFERGELNRDFVAVVRFQGPRAMGMPELHKLTPTLGVLQDRGYRIALLTDGRMSGASGRVPAAIHVTPEAEAQGPIAKIRDGDVIRLDATNGTLEVLVDAAEFAARAPATADLSAHHSGMGRELFGLFRQAAVEADLGAGVL
- the zwf gene encoding glucose-6-phosphate dehydrogenase, which codes for MTVSAPLVEPFDLVIFGGTGDLALRKLLPALFHRFLDGQIPASSRIIGIAREALDDEGYRASLRTALIEARGAKDKVDEFLRQVGYRPLDARKDEGWDAFAAMMGEQPDHVRVFYLSTSPELFVDICNRLGHYGLNRGKSRVVLEKPIGRDLASANQINDAVGRVFDESQTFRIDHYLGKETVQNLLALRFGNALFEPLWNAGHIDHVQITVAETLGVGRRGAYYDRAGALRDMVQNHILQLLCMVAMEPPASLSPDAVRDEKLKVLRALRPIDEANAAQLTVRGQYRAGAAEGQSVPGYQEELDGKKSNTETFVALKTEIENWRWAGVPFYLRTGKRLPARVSEIVVAFKSVPHSIFDASAGPLVHNRLVLRLQPDEGVKLWLTIKHPGPGGLRLRHVPLDMTFAEAFGVQQPDAYERLLLDVVRGNPTLFMRRDEVEAAWRWADPILAAWASSGESPRPYTAGTWGPSAAVALIERDGRTWNEDSE
- the pgl gene encoding 6-phosphogluconolactonase translates to MPDHVDVTTHSFTDCHALARALAERIAERLRAAIATRGQGLIAVSGGSTPVHFFRQLSRAELDWSKVQVVLVDERWVPEMHERSNARMVKAELLQHAASAAHFVPLYADAPTPEAGMTAVRARVAALPYPFDAVVLGMGTDGHTASFFPGGDRLAEALDLKGTARVLPMRAAGAGEPRITFTLPALLDTQALYLHIEGEPKRQLLADARLGLGAGRDYPVRSVLTQTDVPVAVYWCP